The following coding sequences are from one Sphingobium sp. Cam5-1 window:
- a CDS encoding ABC transporter ATP-binding protein codes for MLDNVSMKIEPGMKIGVLGPNGAGKSTLVRIVSGAEQPTRGTVKRSMSVSWPLGFVGGFQSSLTGYDNLKFICRIYGEDHRQLLSYVQEFSELSHYLFEPVKSYSAGMRARLAFAISMAIDFDCLIIDEVIAVGDQRFQEKSRNELLNKRRDKAMVIITHEMHFIRENCNAVYVVENGMLRSFSDIDQGIEYHERSFARLNG; via the coding sequence GTGCTCGACAACGTGTCGATGAAAATTGAACCGGGCATGAAAATCGGCGTTTTGGGGCCAAATGGCGCTGGTAAATCGACTCTTGTTCGAATAGTTAGCGGCGCAGAGCAGCCGACCAGAGGTACGGTCAAGCGCTCGATGAGTGTATCGTGGCCGCTCGGCTTTGTTGGCGGTTTTCAGTCAAGCCTCACAGGATACGACAATCTCAAGTTCATTTGCCGCATATATGGCGAAGATCATCGTCAGTTGCTGTCCTATGTTCAAGAATTTTCCGAACTTAGCCATTACCTTTTCGAGCCTGTCAAAAGCTATTCCGCTGGCATGCGCGCGCGCCTCGCCTTTGCTATATCGATGGCAATTGATTTCGATTGCCTGATTATCGACGAGGTGATTGCCGTCGGCGATCAGCGGTTCCAGGAAAAGAGTCGTAATGAATTGCTGAACAAACGTCGTGATAAGGCGATGGTCATCATCACTCATGAAATGCATTTCATTCGCGAAAACTGTAATGCCGTCTATGTCGTAGAAAACGGTATGTTGCGCTCTTTTTCTGATATAGATCAGGGCATAGAGTATCATGAACGGTCATTTGCCCGGCTGAATGGCTGA
- a CDS encoding UTP--glucose-1-phosphate uridylyltransferase, which produces MKPNPIRKAVFPVAGLGTRFLPATKSVPKELLPVVDRPLIQYAVDEAREAGIEQMIFVTGRGKGAIEDYFDMAYETEATQRERGKDLSALDGTRLAPGNAVFLRQQEPLGLGHAIWCARDIVGDEPFAILLPDEFMKGKPGRGCLKQMVEAYDKVSGNLVCALEVPMAETPSYGVIDPGSRDGALTEVKGLVEKPTPGTAPSNLILPGRYILQPEVMKILETQEKGAGGEIQLTDAMASLIGKQPFHGVTFDGRRFDCGSKAGYIEANLVLALEREDLSEQVRRFALAELGFSEVAATA; this is translated from the coding sequence ATGAAACCGAATCCGATCCGCAAAGCCGTCTTCCCCGTGGCGGGTCTCGGCACACGCTTCTTGCCTGCGACCAAGTCGGTGCCCAAGGAGCTGCTGCCGGTCGTTGACCGCCCGCTCATCCAATATGCGGTGGACGAGGCGCGGGAAGCTGGCATCGAACAGATGATCTTCGTCACTGGCCGCGGCAAAGGGGCGATCGAGGACTATTTCGACATGGCTTATGAGACCGAAGCCACACAGCGGGAGCGGGGCAAGGACCTGTCCGCGCTGGACGGCACCCGTCTGGCGCCGGGCAATGCCGTGTTCCTGCGCCAGCAGGAGCCGCTGGGCCTGGGCCATGCGATCTGGTGCGCGCGCGATATTGTCGGCGACGAGCCCTTTGCCATCCTGCTGCCCGACGAGTTCATGAAGGGCAAGCCGGGACGCGGCTGCCTAAAGCAGATGGTCGAAGCCTATGACAAGGTTAGCGGCAATCTGGTCTGCGCGCTCGAAGTGCCGATGGCGGAGACGCCAAGCTATGGCGTGATCGATCCGGGGTCGCGCGACGGTGCGCTGACCGAGGTCAAGGGGCTGGTGGAAAAGCCGACTCCGGGCACTGCGCCCTCCAACCTGATCCTGCCGGGCCGCTATATCTTGCAGCCCGAGGTCATGAAGATACTGGAAACGCAGGAAAAGGGTGCGGGCGGCGAGATCCAGCTGACCGACGCCATGGCGTCACTGATCGGCAAGCAGCCTTTCCACGGCGTGACCTTCGATGGCCGCCGCTTCGACTGCGGCTCCAAGGCGGGCTATATCGAGGCCAATCTGGTGCTGGCACTGGAGCGCGAGGACTTGAGCGAACAGGTCCGCCGCTTCGCTCTGGCCGAACTGGGCTTCAGCGAGGTCGCGGCTACAGCTTGA
- a CDS encoding ABC transporter permease, translating to MSVLTSSMRVQGRVLYALLMREVLTRYGRHNIGFLWLFVEPMLFTAGVAAIWTALKAVHGSNLPIVAFAITGYSSILLWRNMTFRCIGSMLPNLSLMYHRNIKPIDIYFSRLILEIVGATTAFIALCFIFAFFSGSITWPENVAEVIFGWILLAWFGVGLAMFIGALSEDLEFIEKLWHPAQYLLVPLSGAAFQVDVLPTSAQSLALLLPTVNGLEIVREGFFGSKFQAHYDVSYTVWFNAILTLMGLLQIRKMSRSITPE from the coding sequence GTGAGCGTTCTGACCAGCTCCATGCGTGTTCAGGGGCGGGTGCTTTACGCCTTGCTTATGCGCGAGGTGCTGACTCGTTATGGTCGGCACAATATTGGCTTTCTGTGGCTGTTCGTGGAACCGATGCTATTCACTGCGGGGGTTGCGGCGATCTGGACTGCCCTCAAGGCTGTGCATGGCTCTAACCTACCGATCGTTGCTTTTGCCATCACAGGCTATTCAAGTATCCTGCTTTGGCGTAATATGACATTTCGCTGCATTGGCTCAATGCTACCAAACCTCTCACTAATGTATCATCGGAACATCAAGCCGATTGATATATATTTCTCGCGCCTCATTCTAGAGATCGTCGGTGCCACGACAGCTTTTATTGCCCTATGTTTCATCTTTGCATTTTTTTCTGGCAGCATAACCTGGCCAGAAAATGTTGCGGAAGTGATATTTGGTTGGATACTGCTAGCTTGGTTCGGCGTCGGACTAGCAATGTTCATTGGCGCACTATCGGAAGACCTGGAGTTTATCGAAAAACTTTGGCATCCCGCTCAATATCTGCTGGTGCCCCTGTCTGGAGCTGCATTCCAAGTCGATGTCCTACCTACAAGCGCACAATCGCTTGCCCTCTTGCTACCCACCGTCAATGGTCTAGAAATCGTTCGTGAGGGCTTTTTCGGATCCAAATTTCAAGCGCATTATGATGTATCCTACACGGTCTGGTTCAACGCGATATTGACATTAATGGGACTGTTGCAGATTCGCAAAATGAGTCGATCGATCACACCGGAATGA
- a CDS encoding polysaccharide biosynthesis/export family protein, with protein sequence MAMILVMGLLSGCANSSFVSRDGPSLGQIKRTTDAGQSALLIEVTDGIARQVSEAYKAAGFAEKFGLGQPYGALIGSGDNLQITLFEAPPALLFGSPQLTGNTMQIGNGQRGTSFPELMVDDAGQVDVPFAGRINVIGRSPREVAAQIVSRLRGKAHDPQVVVNISKDAASAVTIVGEVAATTRMPLTFKGERLLDALAAAGGSKQPVDKVSLELTRGSRHATMALNDLIAQPDQNIYLRPSDVVTISYKSASFTVLGATGRNDEIEFEARGITLAQALGRMGGLRDDRANPRGVFIFRLEDPAALGDAGHNIPVNPDGKIPVIYRINLRDPVSFFAAQRFMMQNHDMVYVTNAPISDVQKFVNIIGAAIYPIVTIQAAGL encoded by the coding sequence ATGGCCATGATTCTTGTCATGGGACTGTTGTCGGGCTGCGCTAATTCTTCTTTTGTCAGCCGTGACGGTCCTTCGCTGGGCCAGATCAAACGCACTACAGATGCGGGTCAGAGCGCTTTGTTGATCGAAGTGACGGATGGCATCGCGCGTCAGGTGAGCGAAGCCTATAAGGCCGCCGGATTTGCCGAAAAATTTGGCCTGGGTCAGCCCTACGGCGCATTGATTGGGTCCGGCGATAATTTGCAGATCACCCTGTTTGAAGCACCTCCGGCGCTTTTGTTCGGTTCGCCTCAACTAACCGGCAACACCATGCAGATAGGCAATGGTCAGCGCGGTACCAGCTTTCCAGAACTAATGGTTGACGACGCGGGGCAGGTGGATGTTCCCTTTGCCGGGCGCATTAATGTGATAGGGCGCTCCCCAAGGGAAGTCGCTGCTCAGATCGTCTCTCGTCTTCGTGGCAAGGCGCACGATCCACAGGTTGTGGTTAATATTTCCAAAGACGCCGCCTCAGCGGTAACGATCGTTGGCGAAGTGGCGGCCACCACTCGGATGCCGTTGACCTTTAAGGGGGAACGCCTGCTGGACGCGCTGGCAGCAGCCGGAGGAAGCAAGCAACCTGTTGACAAGGTCAGTCTTGAATTGACGCGCGGCTCACGTCACGCGACCATGGCCCTGAATGATCTGATAGCACAGCCTGACCAGAATATATATCTTCGTCCAAGCGATGTCGTGACCATTTCCTACAAGTCTGCCAGCTTTACGGTTCTTGGCGCAACAGGACGAAACGACGAAATCGAATTCGAGGCGCGGGGCATCACGTTGGCCCAGGCGCTTGGACGCATGGGCGGATTGCGTGATGATCGTGCCAATCCGCGTGGTGTCTTTATATTTCGCTTGGAAGATCCTGCGGCTCTGGGCGATGCTGGGCATAATATTCCGGTCAACCCTGATGGGAAGATACCAGTAATTTATCGGATCAATTTGCGCGATCCGGTATCATTTTTTGCTGCGCAGCGGTTTATGATGCAAAATCACGACATGGTATACGTCACCAATGCACCGATTAGCGATGTCCAGAAATTCGTTAACATCATCGGGGCAGCAATATATCCGATTGTGACGATTCAAGCTGCTGGGCTCTGA
- a CDS encoding glycosyltransferase yields the protein MSPDLAQPSLLKGWSAEEGALYCGEGAQRLGGLFDAFFESYWREFSSLRQVEWRGTLYGAARVTLLRRDAESRDEQVLAQWCGHGGDEGALVVLSVPLAEAGESSLQIEIDDARGATLRAMGWCAPVPPPRQVRLGLVITTYEREAFLRENLKKLAGQLSDHELLIVNHGAPGLGERLSDAAPSHMPVRFIDQENRGGAGGFTRGMLEHYCAERASHIILMDDDIDLPTDIVPRMAAILAWSDKPFCVGGAMFDYHARSHLFSAGDYLQPGGFGIHHVAPKGGCDVADATGVDFLARIHKPDFNGWWCFALPLEALDIVGLPMPCFIRGDDVEYGYRLKRAGLPTVGWPGIAVWHLPFAAKSAAWHMFYDRRNSLFANAIHRRVGRSAAIRKLLAGFYHHLLRYDYDRVRAMTLGICAFNAGPAAMAAWTYREHNALLADTRRHGDAALASIGTVHSMAEPRRLHGLRRSLTMKGRLLADLLLPRRKTAALSLPPDTVWRPDYVSRPSFVVEHDKDGNIRGAFRYDRWATWRALWLCACALTGMMRYFAQPVPLAHVPKLR from the coding sequence ATGTCTCCGGACCTCGCTCAACCCTCCCTGCTAAAGGGATGGAGCGCTGAGGAGGGCGCATTATATTGTGGCGAAGGCGCCCAGCGCCTGGGCGGCTTGTTCGACGCCTTTTTCGAGAGCTACTGGCGAGAGTTTTCCTCTTTGCGCCAGGTGGAATGGCGTGGCACGCTATATGGGGCTGCCCGTGTTACCCTCTTGCGGCGCGATGCGGAGAGCCGCGACGAACAAGTCTTGGCCCAATGGTGCGGACATGGTGGCGACGAAGGGGCACTTGTTGTCCTGTCAGTTCCCTTGGCCGAAGCTGGCGAAAGTAGCCTGCAAATCGAAATCGACGACGCTCGGGGTGCAACTTTGAGGGCCATGGGTTGGTGTGCGCCGGTTCCACCGCCGCGTCAGGTCCGACTTGGATTGGTGATAACGACCTATGAGCGAGAAGCTTTTCTTCGAGAAAATCTGAAGAAATTGGCCGGTCAACTCTCCGATCATGAACTATTGATCGTCAATCATGGCGCTCCGGGTCTAGGCGAACGTTTGTCGGACGCCGCGCCTTCTCACATGCCGGTACGCTTCATTGATCAGGAAAATCGCGGGGGCGCCGGCGGATTTACGCGCGGAATGTTGGAGCATTATTGCGCCGAACGGGCCAGCCACATAATATTGATGGATGACGATATCGATCTACCAACAGATATCGTGCCGCGCATGGCGGCGATACTGGCTTGGAGCGACAAACCATTCTGCGTGGGCGGCGCCATGTTTGACTATCACGCCCGCTCCCATCTTTTTTCAGCTGGCGATTATTTGCAGCCAGGCGGTTTTGGCATCCATCATGTCGCGCCCAAAGGGGGCTGCGATGTCGCCGACGCGACCGGCGTCGATTTCCTCGCCCGCATCCACAAACCGGATTTCAATGGCTGGTGGTGCTTTGCACTCCCCCTGGAGGCTCTCGACATTGTTGGCTTGCCCATGCCGTGTTTCATTCGTGGCGATGATGTCGAATATGGCTATCGCCTGAAACGAGCAGGCCTGCCGACAGTGGGTTGGCCAGGAATAGCGGTATGGCACCTGCCCTTTGCTGCGAAATCGGCAGCATGGCACATGTTCTATGATCGCAGGAACAGCTTGTTCGCCAACGCCATTCACCGTCGCGTGGGGCGATCCGCAGCAATTCGCAAACTGCTAGCCGGCTTCTATCATCATCTGCTACGTTATGATTATGATCGCGTGCGGGCAATGACGCTTGGCATTTGTGCGTTCAACGCCGGTCCTGCGGCCATGGCGGCTTGGACCTATCGCGAGCATAATGCTCTGCTGGCCGATACGCGTCGTCATGGCGACGCCGCGCTCGCTTCGATAGGAACTGTGCATTCGATGGCCGAGCCGAGGCGTCTACATGGGTTGCGTCGATCCCTGACGATGAAAGGGCGCCTGCTTGCCGATCTGCTTTTGCCTCGGCGAAAGACGGCGGCGCTGAGCCTTCCGCCTGATACAGTCTGGCGGCCTGATTATGTCAGCCGTCCTTCCTTTGTCGTGGAACATGACAAAGACGGCAACATACGTGGCGCTTTTCGATACGATCGGTGGGCTACTTGGCGGGCGCTGTGGCTATGCGCATGCGCGCTGACGGGAATGATGCGATATTTTGCCCAGCCCGTTCCTCTGGCGCATGTCCCGAAATTACGTTGA